Genomic segment of Pseudomonas iranensis:
TTGGCTGTCGAAGCCTTGTGGTGCGTGAGTTTCGATGCTGACTTCGCTGGTGGTCATCAATTTGTGAATCGGGCAGCGATCGGCCACACGCAGCAGTTCCTCGCGCTGGGCGTCAGTCAGCACGCCTTTGAGCGTCAGGGTGACATGCAGGGCGTATTTGCCTTTCTGTTCCTGGCTGTTGTCGCGCTTTACCTCGACTCCTACGCCGGTCAGCGGGATGTCTTTTTTCTTCGCATACATTTTCACAGTCAGCGCTTTGCAGGCGCCCAGCGCAGCGTCGAAGTAATCGTGTGGCTCTGGCGCGGTGCCTTCACCCCCGGCGGTTTTCGGTACATCGGCAAACAATTCGTGGTCGTCGATCTGGACGGTGTGACGAAAACCTTCGGCGGAGACGGTATTGACGGTAACAGTCATGGAAACCTCACAGGCGGCAGGAAAAATCGTTCGATCAAAGCAGACCTTGCAGTTATAAAGCATTCCCGGCAGTGGGCGTTCCGCTTTTCCGCAGGGATGAACCCTTGTCGTTCGGGCGCGGTCTAGGCTATGCCCATCTGCCGGAGATTACTTGTGTCCTTGTCTCGTCTGAGTCTTGCCTGTCTGCTGCTGTTCGCTGGCAGCGCCAGTGCCCGCGAATACACCTACAGCGATGCGCACCTGCATTACGTGGATTTTTTCCAGGAAAGCGCCGGCATGCAGAAACTGCTCACGGCCATGAAGGACAATTCCATCGAGCACGTGATGATTTCCGGGATTCCCGTGGCGAAGAAATGGCATGAAGACGAACCCAAGCGCCCGCGCTATTACGCCGGTGATGACGCCGATGCCTATTGGTACAGCGCCACCGATGTGATCATTGCCGACGCGGTGGAAAAACTTGCGCCGGAGCAGCGCCAGTACTTTCATCCGTTCCTGTCCGGCTTCAATCCCAATGACAAGAATTCCGCCGCGCACATTCAGCGCATGCTCGACCTGTATCCGGGTTTGTGGCAGGGCATCGGCGAGGTGTTCACCCGGCACGATGACCTGACCGCGCTGACCTCCGGCGACACACCCCGGGCCAACAACGAGGCGATGACCAGGATCTATCACCTCGCCGCGGAAAACGACCTGCCGGTGATGCTGCATTCCAACATCACCTCCAAGCGTGAGAAAAATCCGTTGTACCTGAAAGAAGTCGAAGAGCCGCTGCGCAATCATCCGCATACGCGATTCATCTGGGCGCATGCCGGCACCAGCGCCGAGATCCATCGGCATCAGACCCAGATGCCGTTTCTCCTGCCAACCCTGACGCGCATGCTGGAGGCTTATCCGAATCTGTTTATCGACCTGTCGTGGAGCATGCTCACGCCGTATCTGCTGGACGAGCAGGGCAAGCCCCGCGCCGAATGGCTGGCGCTGGTGGAAAAGTATCCCGAGCGCTTCATGCTCGGCTCTGACGTGGTAGGACGGTTCAACAAGCTCGGTCAGGAAATGCACAGCTACAAGCCATTTCTCGATGCGCTGCCGGAAGCGGTGGCGCGCAAAGTCGCGCGGGATAACTTCCTGGCAATCTTGCCGCGCAATACAGGTAAACCCGCTGCTCCGCGCTGAAACGTCAAAAGCCATGGGGTCGGACTAGCCGCTCGTCTGCCTATCGCTTTTTCGTCTTACGCAATTTCAGGGCAATGCCGATACCTTCTAAAGCAACCCGCTGCAGGCTGATGCAGCGCTTTTGGAAGGAGCCAGAGTGATGAATATCCGTAGTCTCAATATTGCCCCGCGTGCCGGTCTCGGTTTTGGCCTGCTCGCCTTGATGGTGTTTGCCCTCGGCGCGTTCGCCTTGCTGCAAATGTCGAACATGCGTGCGCAGTCCGATGTAGTCGACAACAACTGGCTGCCAAGCGTGATGGCGGTGGGTGAGATGAGTCAAGACATGCTGCGCCTGCGTGCCTTGACCATGCGCCTGTTGCTCAACCGTGATCCCAAGGCCCTGGAGCAGAATGTCGCCAAGCTCGACGAACTGCGCAGCGGTCTGAGTGAAGCGCAGCAGCGTTATGACGCGTTGATCGTTTTGCCGGAAGAGCGCGCGCTGTTCGATCGCTTCAAGGTTGCCGAGCACAAATACCTGGAACTGCAGGCGCAAGTCCTGCAGCTGTCAGCGCAGAATCGGGTGGCAGATGCTTCGGCGATTCTCAATGATCAGATGAGTCCACTGGCCGATGAGATTGCTGTGACTCTGCGCGATCTGGTCGAGATGAATAAACACAATGCCAACCTGGCCACCGAGGCTGCACGCTTGGTATTCAGTCAGTCGCGGGTGTGGGTCGGGGTTATGATCGCCATGGCTGCGCTGATTACCATTGGCCTGGCATTGCTGCTGACGCGCAGCATCGTCGTGCCATTGTCGCAATCACTCGGCGTGGCTGAAGTAGTGGCGGCGGGGGATTTGACCGGCGACATTCACATCGTTGGCAAAGACGAGCCGGCGCGCCTGCTGCAAGCGCTGAAAAGCATGCAGCACAATCTGCGCGACACGATCCGCCGAATCTCCGAGTCGTCCACGCAATTGGCCTCGGCTGCCGAAGAACTCAGCAGCGTCACTGAAGACGCCACTCGCGGCTTGCATCAGCAAAGTCAGGAAATCGAACAGGCCGCCACTGCGGTCAACCAGATGACAGCAGCGGTGGAAGAGGTGGCGAACAACGCCGTGGCCACGTCTGAAGCTTCCCGCGAATCCGACCGCATCGCCCGCCAAGGGCGCGAGCAAGTGCAGCAGACAGTGA
This window contains:
- a CDS encoding amidohydrolase family protein — its product is MPICRRLLVSLSRLSLACLLLFAGSASAREYTYSDAHLHYVDFFQESAGMQKLLTAMKDNSIEHVMISGIPVAKKWHEDEPKRPRYYAGDDADAYWYSATDVIIADAVEKLAPEQRQYFHPFLSGFNPNDKNSAAHIQRMLDLYPGLWQGIGEVFTRHDDLTALTSGDTPRANNEAMTRIYHLAAENDLPVMLHSNITSKREKNPLYLKEVEEPLRNHPHTRFIWAHAGTSAEIHRHQTQMPFLLPTLTRMLEAYPNLFIDLSWSMLTPYLLDEQGKPRAEWLALVEKYPERFMLGSDVVGRFNKLGQEMHSYKPFLDALPEAVARKVARDNFLAILPRNTGKPAAPR
- a CDS encoding OsmC family protein; translated protein: MTVTVNTVSAEGFRHTVQIDDHELFADVPKTAGGEGTAPEPHDYFDAALGACKALTVKMYAKKKDIPLTGVGVEVKRDNSQEQKGKYALHVTLTLKGVLTDAQREELLRVADRCPIHKLMTTSEVSIETHAPQGFDSQ
- a CDS encoding methyl-accepting chemotaxis protein, yielding MNIRSLNIAPRAGLGFGLLALMVFALGAFALLQMSNMRAQSDVVDNNWLPSVMAVGEMSQDMLRLRALTMRLLLNRDPKALEQNVAKLDELRSGLSEAQQRYDALIVLPEERALFDRFKVAEHKYLELQAQVLQLSAQNRVADASAILNDQMSPLADEIAVTLRDLVEMNKHNANLATEAARLVFSQSRVWVGVMIAMAALITIGLALLLTRSIVVPLSQSLGVAEVVAAGDLTGDIHIVGKDEPARLLQALKSMQHNLRDTIRRISESSTQLASAAEELSSVTEDATRGLHQQSQEIEQAATAVNQMTAAVEEVANNAVATSEASRESDRIARQGREQVQQTVTSIEFLAGDVTNNAAQVEALAQKVHGISKVLDVIRSIAEQTNLLALNAAIEAARAGDAGRGFAVVADEVRALAHRTQQSTQEIEQMIGGIQQGTDSAVSSMQQSNSRARSTLELAKSAGSALDEIASAFTLINERNLVIASASEEQAAVAREVDRNLMNIRDLAMQTSAGANQTSAASQELSKLAVDLNGMVARFSV